A window of Sulfurospirillum tamanense contains these coding sequences:
- a CDS encoding nitrilase-related carbon-nitrogen hydrolase, with protein MTSSLPLHTLSFAYQERPWEDNLATLLALLERAEPDSLCLAPELCLTGYSYDRMEEAAAFSAKALEKLKQGTKKKAVGFTCIVKTSHGFANRFYLLENAQVVHTQDKAKLFPLGDEPAHFVAGDTAAIAPFLWRGMHVGVLICFELRFPALWEQLKGVEILLVPALWGKERKRHYETLCDALAITNQCYVIAANASDEATGSGLIDPFGVSVRDDAKALLTCKATAKTLHTMRRYINTGLSCTSTKN; from the coding sequence ATGACTTCTAGTCTACCCTTGCACACGCTAAGTTTTGCCTACCAAGAACGGCCTTGGGAGGACAACTTAGCCACCCTTTTAGCTTTACTTGAACGCGCCGAGCCAGACTCTTTGTGCCTTGCGCCAGAACTATGTCTCACGGGTTACAGCTATGACCGCATGGAAGAAGCGGCCGCCTTTAGCGCCAAAGCACTAGAAAAACTCAAACAAGGCACCAAAAAAAAGGCGGTTGGCTTTACATGTATCGTCAAAACATCCCACGGGTTTGCCAACCGTTTTTACCTCCTCGAAAACGCGCAAGTTGTCCACACCCAAGACAAAGCCAAGCTCTTTCCTCTAGGCGACGAGCCTGCCCATTTTGTCGCGGGCGACACAGCCGCCATTGCCCCTTTTTTGTGGCGTGGTATGCACGTAGGCGTGCTCATTTGTTTTGAATTGCGCTTTCCTGCCTTATGGGAACAGCTTAAAGGAGTAGAAATACTCCTTGTGCCTGCCCTGTGGGGAAAAGAACGCAAACGCCACTACGAAACGCTGTGTGATGCCCTTGCTATTACCAACCAATGTTACGTCATTGCCGCCAATGCCAGCGATGAAGCCACAGGAAGCGGGCTCATCGACCCTTTTGGCGTAAGCGTGCGCGATGACGCTAAAGCTTTGCTTACATGTAAGGCCACCGCCAAAACCCTTCACACCATGCGACGCTATATCAACACAGGACTTTCATGCACTTCCACCAAAAACTAA